A single genomic interval of Halostella salina harbors:
- a CDS encoding PHP domain-containing protein, which yields MLSAELHCHSSLSYDGRDPVELLLKQADAVGLDALAVTDHDEIDASLEAAERAAEYGLVGIPGMEVSTAAGHVLALGVEERVPEGLPYDESLDRIRDLGGIAVVPHPFQESRHGVLANISKDALAEADAIEVYNSRLLTGRANRQAERFARERGIPMTAGSDAHISEMVGQAVTRIGAEERSVDAILDAIREGRTTVEGKRTPWHISFRQAAGGATRRVKNGLFSLLR from the coding sequence GTGCTGTCGGCCGAACTCCACTGCCACTCGTCGCTGTCGTACGACGGCCGGGACCCGGTCGAACTCCTGCTGAAGCAGGCGGACGCGGTGGGACTCGACGCGCTCGCGGTCACCGACCACGACGAGATCGACGCGAGCCTGGAGGCCGCCGAGCGCGCCGCGGAGTACGGGCTGGTCGGCATCCCCGGGATGGAGGTGTCGACCGCCGCTGGGCACGTTCTCGCGCTCGGCGTCGAGGAGCGCGTGCCCGAGGGGCTGCCGTACGACGAGTCGCTGGACCGCATCCGCGATCTGGGCGGCATCGCCGTCGTTCCGCACCCGTTCCAGGAGTCCCGCCACGGCGTCCTCGCCAACATCTCGAAGGACGCGCTGGCCGAGGCCGACGCGATAGAGGTGTACAACTCGCGGCTGCTCACCGGCCGGGCGAACCGGCAGGCCGAGCGGTTCGCCCGGGAGCGCGGAATCCCGATGACCGCCGGGAGCGACGCCCACATCAGCGAGATGGTCGGGCAGGCGGTCACGCGCATCGGCGCGGAGGAGCGCAGCGTCGACGCGATACTGGACGCGATCCGCGAGGGCCGGACCACGGTCGAGGGCAAGCGGACGCCCTGGCACATCAGCTTCCGGCAGGCCGCCGGGGGGGCGACGCGCCGCGTCAAGAACGGGCTGTTCTCGCTGCTGCGATGA
- the purL gene encoding phosphoribosylformylglycinamidine synthase subunit PurL, which yields MSLSDRDRELVVAELGREPTPAEAALFENLWSEHCAYRSSRPLLSAFDSSGEQVVIGPGDDAAVVALDDSTYITMGVESHNHPSYVDPYDGAATGVGGIVRDTLSMGAYPIALADSLYFGDFDREHSRYLFDGVVEGIGDYGNSIGVPTVAGSVAFHDDYEGNPLVNVACVGLIDDPERLVTAEAQEPGNKLVLVGNATGRDGLGGASFASEDLSEDAETEDRPAVQVGDPYTEKLLIEANEALVDEGLVESARDLGAAGLGGASSELVAKGGLGAEIELDRVHQREPNMNAMEILLAESQERMCYEVAPDNVDRVREIAERFDLGCSVIGEVTDGNYVCTFEDSEARRASDEPSGEDDEPRGRETVVDAPAEFLGDGAPMNDLPSEAPSQPETDLPETDLGEAFEAVVGNPNTASKRWVYRQYDHEVGVRTSVPPGDDAAVLAVREADTGLAISAGADPNWTDAAPYDGARAVALENATNLAAKGATPLAAVDCLNGGNPEKPDVYGGFKGIVDGLADMCAALDVPVVGGNVSLYNDSPSGPIPPTPTLAMTGTKDGYDAPPAAAAPEGDLLVVGDPALDGEDVALGGSEYLARFGGSDGFSALPDDPAGFVAALADVADHDATLAVHDVSHGGLAVALAEMVSGEAGLDVTLPEDADPTAALFHERPGRAVVQTTDPDAVRAAFDGSAPVHAVGRATDDGALSVSVGDRELTYDADDIAALRSVVTDAMG from the coding sequence ATGAGCCTCTCCGATCGAGACCGCGAACTCGTCGTCGCCGAACTCGGCCGCGAGCCGACGCCCGCGGAGGCCGCGCTGTTCGAGAACCTCTGGAGCGAACACTGCGCCTACCGGTCGTCCCGCCCCCTGCTGTCGGCGTTCGACAGTTCTGGCGAGCAGGTCGTGATCGGTCCCGGCGACGACGCCGCTGTCGTTGCCCTCGATGACTCCACCTACATCACCATGGGCGTCGAGAGCCACAACCACCCCTCCTACGTCGACCCGTACGACGGCGCGGCGACGGGCGTCGGCGGCATCGTCCGCGACACGCTGTCGATGGGGGCCTACCCCATCGCGCTGGCCGACTCGCTGTACTTCGGGGACTTCGACCGCGAACACTCCCGCTACCTGTTCGACGGCGTCGTGGAGGGGATCGGCGACTACGGCAACTCCATCGGCGTCCCGACCGTCGCCGGGAGCGTCGCCTTCCACGACGACTACGAGGGCAACCCGCTGGTCAACGTCGCCTGCGTCGGCCTGATCGACGACCCCGAGCGCCTCGTCACCGCCGAGGCACAGGAGCCGGGGAACAAGCTCGTCCTCGTCGGCAACGCGACCGGCCGGGACGGCCTCGGCGGCGCGTCCTTCGCCAGCGAGGACCTCTCGGAGGACGCCGAGACGGAGGACCGCCCCGCCGTTCAGGTCGGCGACCCGTACACCGAGAAGCTGCTCATCGAGGCCAACGAAGCGCTCGTCGACGAGGGGCTGGTCGAGTCGGCCCGCGACCTCGGTGCGGCCGGCCTCGGCGGAGCCTCCAGCGAACTCGTCGCCAAGGGCGGTCTCGGGGCCGAGATCGAACTCGACCGCGTCCACCAGCGCGAGCCGAACATGAACGCCATGGAGATCCTGCTCGCCGAGTCCCAGGAGCGGATGTGCTACGAGGTCGCCCCCGACAACGTCGACCGCGTCCGGGAGATCGCCGAGCGGTTCGACCTCGGCTGCTCGGTCATCGGCGAGGTGACCGACGGGAACTACGTCTGCACCTTCGAAGACAGCGAGGCGCGACGCGCCTCGGACGAGCCGAGCGGCGAGGACGACGAGCCGCGAGGCCGCGAGACCGTCGTCGACGCCCCCGCCGAGTTCCTCGGCGACGGCGCGCCGATGAACGACCTGCCGAGCGAGGCACCGAGCCAGCCCGAGACCGACCTGCCCGAGACCGACCTCGGCGAGGCGTTCGAGGCCGTCGTCGGCAACCCGAACACCGCCTCGAAGCGCTGGGTGTACCGCCAGTACGACCACGAGGTCGGCGTCCGGACGAGCGTGCCGCCGGGCGACGACGCCGCGGTACTGGCCGTCAGGGAGGCAGACACCGGCCTCGCCATCTCGGCCGGTGCGGACCCGAACTGGACCGACGCCGCGCCGTACGACGGGGCCCGCGCCGTCGCGCTGGAGAACGCCACGAACCTCGCCGCGAAGGGCGCGACGCCCCTGGCCGCGGTCGACTGCCTCAACGGCGGCAACCCCGAGAAGCCCGACGTGTACGGCGGCTTCAAGGGGATCGTCGACGGGCTCGCGGACATGTGCGCGGCGCTCGACGTGCCGGTCGTCGGCGGCAACGTCTCGCTGTACAACGACTCGCCCTCGGGACCGATCCCGCCGACGCCGACGCTCGCGATGACCGGCACGAAGGACGGGTACGACGCGCCGCCCGCCGCGGCCGCGCCCGAGGGCGACCTGCTCGTCGTCGGTGACCCGGCGCTCGACGGCGAGGACGTGGCGCTCGGCGGCTCCGAGTACCTCGCGCGGTTCGGCGGAAGCGACGGGTTCTCGGCCCTGCCCGACGACCCCGCCGGCTTCGTCGCGGCGCTTGCCGACGTGGCGGACCACGACGCGACGCTCGCGGTTCACGACGTCTCCCACGGCGGCCTCGCGGTCGCGCTGGCCGAGATGGTCTCCGGCGAGGCCGGACTGGACGTGACGCTGCCCGAGGACGCCGACCCGACGGCCGCGCTGTTCCACGAGCGCCCCGGCCGCGCCGTCGTCCAGACGACCGACCCCGACGCCGTCCGCGCGGCGTTCGACGGGAGCGCCCCCGTCCACGCGGTCGGGAGGGCGACCGACGACGGCGCGCTGTCGGTCTCGGTCGGCGACCGCGAACTGACGTACGACGCCGACGACATCGCCGCCCTGCGGTCGGTCGTCACCGACGCGATGGGCTGA
- a CDS encoding PAS domain-containing protein, whose translation MTADEPTAPEILDRVADAFFALDNAWRFTYLNDRARELLDRDGEGLQGRVIWDVFPETADTPFPNQFHHAMDEGEDVAFETFYNPIGTWFEVRAYPSETGLSVYLRDVSERKRREAEADQHAAIVEAVHDGVVTINADDEIAYVNRAVEATFGVPQDRLVGTPVAALHRVATIDEESTAALVDAMAALREGTDGERRVEATFEMADESTHVGEMRLVRIPGTDGDGVAGVIRDVTDRREFERVVTSLHGVTRQLYETDSPEEVCAVTVHTASELLDMPVSGVWLLDEQEGSLDPVAATAGAHELIGGLPKFGRNEGLVWNAYHEGESALYDDVREAADTYNPDTPIRSEIIAPIGSHGVLMTGARTVGAFDERDRELTEILAAQAELELDRAERERLLSERESAISRQSERLGALQELLEGDVAARLDETLGALDDADVDADRAGELRETLAVADRLVDDAAELSTARSSLGPRTQERVADVVEEAGENVIDDDTVPVSGLSLTVDDDATLRADRERLVRLFEGLFRWSPDGERAEARIGLLAEATARSVADGGYSDGFFVDRVDVPAAENRERITDPDAGPVGPAIAREIARAHGWEFSTATTPAGTLRFEVSAVTTLDPDFR comes from the coding sequence CTTCGCGCTCGACAACGCGTGGCGGTTCACCTACCTCAACGACCGCGCCCGCGAGCTGCTGGACCGCGACGGCGAGGGCCTGCAGGGCCGGGTGATCTGGGACGTGTTCCCGGAGACGGCCGACACGCCGTTCCCGAACCAGTTCCACCACGCGATGGACGAGGGCGAGGACGTGGCGTTCGAGACGTTCTACAACCCCATCGGGACGTGGTTCGAGGTGCGCGCGTACCCCTCCGAGACGGGGCTGTCGGTGTACCTCCGGGACGTGTCCGAGCGCAAGCGCCGGGAGGCCGAGGCCGACCAGCACGCCGCCATCGTCGAGGCGGTCCACGACGGCGTCGTCACGATAAACGCCGACGACGAGATCGCGTACGTCAACCGCGCCGTCGAGGCGACGTTCGGCGTCCCGCAGGACCGCCTCGTGGGGACGCCGGTCGCCGCGCTCCACCGCGTCGCGACTATCGACGAGGAAAGCACCGCGGCGCTGGTCGACGCGATGGCCGCCCTCCGCGAGGGGACCGACGGGGAGCGCCGCGTCGAGGCGACGTTCGAGATGGCCGACGAGTCGACCCACGTCGGCGAGATGCGCCTGGTCCGGATCCCGGGCACCGACGGCGACGGCGTCGCCGGCGTGATCCGCGACGTGACCGACCGGCGGGAGTTCGAGCGCGTCGTCACGTCGCTCCACGGCGTCACCCGCCAGCTGTACGAGACGGACTCGCCGGAGGAGGTCTGTGCCGTGACCGTCCACACGGCGTCGGAACTGCTCGACATGCCCGTCAGCGGCGTGTGGCTGCTGGACGAGCAGGAGGGCAGCCTCGACCCCGTGGCGGCGACTGCGGGGGCACACGAACTGATCGGCGGGCTGCCGAAGTTCGGCCGCAACGAGGGGCTCGTCTGGAACGCGTACCACGAGGGCGAGTCCGCGCTGTACGACGACGTGCGGGAGGCGGCCGACACGTACAACCCCGACACGCCGATCCGGAGCGAGATCATCGCGCCGATCGGCTCCCACGGCGTCCTGATGACGGGCGCGCGGACCGTCGGCGCGTTCGACGAGCGGGACCGCGAGCTGACGGAGATCCTCGCGGCCCAGGCCGAGCTCGAACTCGACCGGGCGGAGCGCGAGCGCCTGCTCTCCGAGCGTGAGTCGGCCATCTCCCGGCAGAGCGAGCGCCTCGGTGCACTGCAGGAACTGCTCGAAGGCGACGTGGCGGCTCGGCTCGATGAGACGCTTGGTGCGCTCGACGACGCCGACGTAGACGCCGACCGCGCGGGCGAACTCCGGGAGACGCTCGCCGTCGCGGACCGCCTCGTCGACGACGCCGCGGAGCTGTCGACGGCCCGGTCGTCGCTCGGGCCGCGAACGCAGGAACGCGTCGCGGACGTGGTCGAGGAAGCGGGCGAGAACGTCATCGACGACGACACGGTGCCCGTGTCGGGGCTGTCGCTGACCGTCGACGACGACGCGACGCTCCGGGCGGACCGCGAGCGGCTCGTCCGACTGTTCGAGGGGCTGTTCCGCTGGTCGCCGGACGGCGAGCGCGCCGAGGCCCGGATCGGCCTGCTCGCGGAGGCGACGGCCCGTTCGGTGGCGGACGGCGGCTACAGCGACGGCTTCTTCGTGGACCGCGTGGACGTGCCGGCGGCGGAGAACCGGGAGCGGATCACGGACCCGGACGCCGGGCCGGTCGGCCCGGCGATCGCCCGGGAGATCGCCCGCGCCCACGGCTGGGAGTTCTCGACGGCGACGACGCCGGCCGGGACGCTCCGGTTCGAGGTGTCGGCGGTCACGACGCTGGACCCGGATTTCAGGTAG
- a CDS encoding HalX domain-containing protein, which yields MTDDPVVLVVEDEPDLADLYSSWLADHCTVRTAYDGPEALDAIDADVNAVLLDRLMPGLSGDRVLDAIRDRDLDCRVAMVTAVEPDFDIIGMGFDDYLVKPVSPDDLIDTVDQLLLRSTYDAQIQEFFALASKRALLESQKPEAELRASEEYARLEDRLAVLRERVDDTVAQLSGSDDYEQACRDITQEEPT from the coding sequence GTGACCGACGACCCCGTCGTGCTCGTCGTCGAGGACGAGCCCGACCTGGCGGATCTGTACTCCTCGTGGCTGGCCGACCACTGCACCGTCAGGACCGCCTACGACGGGCCGGAGGCGCTGGACGCGATCGATGCGGACGTCAACGCCGTCCTGCTGGACCGCCTGATGCCCGGCCTCTCCGGCGACCGTGTGCTCGACGCGATCCGCGACCGTGACCTTGACTGCCGGGTGGCGATGGTGACGGCGGTCGAACCGGACTTCGACATCATCGGCATGGGCTTCGACGACTACCTCGTCAAGCCAGTCTCGCCGGACGACCTCATCGACACCGTCGACCAGTTGCTCCTCCGGTCGACGTACGACGCTCAGATCCAGGAGTTCTTCGCGCTCGCCTCCAAGCGCGCGCTGCTCGAATCACAGAAACCCGAGGCCGAACTCCGGGCCAGCGAGGAGTACGCCCGTCTGGAGGACCGCCTCGCAGTGCTCCGCGAACGGGTCGACGACACGGTCGCCCAGCTATCGGGGTCCGACGACTACGAGCAGGCCTGCCGCGACATCACGCAGGAGGAGCCTACCTGA
- a CDS encoding asparagine synthase C-terminal domain-containing protein translates to MRGATAETVRRALDEDDPLPGTRGFAGAVDGRLVRDVLGRQPLFFDGDDWAFAPGELADPEPFPAGHAGQVDDPTAAERVWSLPDPDPVTDEREAVVSLREALTGALDEVAAADGGTEAATAVAFSGGVDSAVVASRLDAPLYVAGFPESHDVAAARDAADAMGRDLRVVELTPDDLERAVPEVARAAGRTNAMDVSIALPLYLVAERAAADGYGRLAVGQGADELFGGYAKVARAPEDPRVEADTVRGARRELLGTLPDQLERDVLALRAAGVEPVAPMLDDRVVRAALALPGDALVDDRGERKRALRLAARAFVPDRVAFREKKAVQYGSLVSRELDRLARQAGFKRRTDDHVSKYVASRVE, encoded by the coding sequence CTGCGGGGCGCGACCGCCGAGACGGTCCGCCGCGCGCTAGACGAGGACGACCCACTTCCCGGCACCCGCGGGTTCGCGGGCGCGGTCGACGGCCGCCTCGTCCGCGACGTGCTGGGCCGGCAACCGCTGTTTTTCGACGGCGACGACTGGGCGTTCGCGCCGGGCGAACTGGCCGATCCGGAGCCGTTCCCGGCGGGCCACGCCGGGCAGGTGGACGACCCGACCGCCGCGGAGCGCGTCTGGAGCCTGCCGGACCCGGATCCCGTCACCGACGAGCGCGAGGCCGTCGTCTCGCTCCGAGAGGCGCTCACTGGGGCGCTCGACGAGGTGGCCGCCGCGGACGGGGGGACAGAGGCTGCCACCGCCGTCGCGTTCTCCGGCGGCGTCGACTCCGCGGTCGTCGCCAGCCGCCTCGACGCACCGCTGTACGTCGCGGGGTTCCCGGAGAGTCACGACGTCGCGGCCGCCCGCGACGCCGCCGACGCGATGGGGCGGGACCTGCGCGTCGTCGAACTAACTCCGGACGACCTGGAGCGTGCGGTCCCCGAAGTCGCCCGCGCCGCCGGGCGGACGAACGCGATGGACGTGAGCATCGCGCTCCCGCTCTATCTCGTCGCCGAGCGGGCGGCCGCCGACGGCTACGGCCGCCTCGCGGTCGGCCAGGGCGCGGACGAACTGTTCGGCGGCTACGCCAAGGTCGCCCGCGCGCCGGAGGACCCGCGTGTCGAGGCCGACACGGTTCGCGGCGCGCGCCGGGAACTGCTCGGCACGCTCCCCGACCAGCTAGAGCGGGACGTGCTGGCGCTCCGGGCGGCCGGTGTCGAGCCGGTCGCGCCGATGCTCGACGACCGCGTCGTGCGGGCCGCGCTCGCGCTGCCGGGCGACGCGCTCGTCGACGACCGCGGCGAGCGAAAGCGCGCGCTCCGTCTCGCAGCCCGGGCGTTCGTCCCCGACCGCGTCGCGTTCCGCGAGAAGAAGGCGGTCCAGTACGGCAGCCTCGTCTCGCGGGAACTCGACCGCCTCGCCCGGCAGGCCGGGTTCAAGCGCCGGACCGACGACCACGTCTCGAAGTACGTCGCCTCGCGGGTCGAGTGA